The following are encoded in a window of Bos indicus x Bos taurus breed Angus x Brahman F1 hybrid chromosome 4, Bos_hybrid_MaternalHap_v2.0, whole genome shotgun sequence genomic DNA:
- the EPHA1 gene encoding ephrin type-A receptor 1 isoform X3, giving the protein MERRWPLGLGLLLLLLLCAPLPPGARAEEVTLMDTSMSQEELGWLLDPPEDGWSEVQQILNGTPLYMYQDCPVQEGRDTDHWLRTNWIYRGEEASRVHLELQFTVRDCKSFPGEGGPLGCKETFNLLYMESDQDVGIQLRRPLFQKVTTVAADQSFTIRDLASRAVKMNVERCSLGRLTRRGLYLAFHNPGACVALVSVRVFYQRCPETVHGLARFPNTLPGPGGLAEVAGTCLPHAHISPGPSGAPRMHCSPDGEWLVPVGRCHCEPGYEEGSSDVEECLACPSGSYRSDVDAPQCLRCPQHSTAEAEGATECACESEHYRAPGEGPHAACTRPPSIPRNLSFSVSGTQLSLRWEPPADLGEREDVTYNVECSQCQGAALDGGPCQPCGAGVRFSAGPSGLTACSVRVDGLDPHANYTFNVEAQNGVSGLGASRPASASLSINMGSAAESLSGLSLRLVKKAPRQLELTWAGSRPRSPGGNLSYELHVLNQDEERYQMVLEPRVLLTELQPDTTYIVRVRMVTPLGPGPFSADHEFRTSPPVSRVLTGGEIVAIIFGLLLGVALLLGMLVFRSRRAQRRRHQRQQRQRDCVADGDREDKLWLKPYVDLQAYEDPAQGALDFTQELDPAWLVVDTVIGEGEFGEVYRGSLRLPSQDGKIVAIKTLKDTSPEGQWWNFLREATIMGQFNHPHILHLEGVVTKRKPIMIITEFMENGALDAFLREREDQLVPGQLVAMLQGIASGMNYLSDHNYVHRDLAARNILVSQNLCCKVSDFGLTRLLDNFDGTYETQGGKIPIRWTAPEAIAHRIFTTASDVWSFGIVMWEVLSFGDKPYGDMSNQEVMKSIEDGYRLPPPVDCPAPLYELMKNCWAYDRVRRPTFHRLKAQLEHLHANPHSLRTIANFDPRVTLRLPSLSGSDGIPYRSVAEWLESIRMKRYILHFRSAGLDTMECVLDLTAEDLVQMGITLPGHQKRILYSIQGFKD; this is encoded by the exons TGGAGTGAGGTGCAGCAGATACTGAACGGGACACCCCTGTACATGTACCAGGACTGCCCTGTGCAAGAAGGCAGAGACACTGACCACTGGCTTCGCACCAATTGGATCTACCGGGGAGAGGAGGCCTCTCGCGTCCACTTGGAGTTGCAGTTTACCGTGCGGGACTGCAAGAGTTTCCCCGGGGAAGGAGGgcctttgggctgcaaggagacctTCAACCTCCTGTACATGGAGAGTGACCAGGACGTGGGCATTCAGCTCCGGCGGCCCCTGTTCCAGAAG GTAACCACGGTGGCCGCCGACCAGAGCTTCACCATCCGAGACCTTGCATCCAGAGCCGTGAAGATGAACGTGGAACGCTGCTCCTTGGGCCGCCTGACCCGCCGAGGCCTCTACCTCGCTTTCCACAACCCGGGTGCCTGCGTGGCCCTGGTGTCCGTCCGGGTCTTCTACCAGCGCTGCCCTGAGACTGTGCATGGCTTGGCCCGATTCCCCAATACTCTGCCTGGACCTGGGGGGTTGGCCGAAGTGGCAGGGACCTGCCTGCCCCATGCGCACATCAGCCCTGGCCCCTCGGGCGCACCTCGCATGCACTGCAGCCCCGATGGCGAGTGGTTGGTACCGGTGGGGCGGTGCCACTGTGAGCCTGGGTATGAGGAGGGCAGCAGCGATGTTGAGGAATGCCTTG CCTGCCCGAGCGGCTCCTATCGGAGTGATGTGGACGCACCCCAGTGTCTCAGGTGCCCCCAACATAGCACAGCCGAGGCTGAAGGGGCCACAGAGTGTGCCTGCGAGAGTGAGCACTACCGAGCTCCTGGGGAGGGCCCCCATGCTGCGTGCACAC GTCCCCCCTCAATCCCCCGAAATCTGAGCTTCTCCGTTTCAGGGACTCAGCTCTCCCTGCGCTGGGAGCCCCCAGCAGACCTGGGGGAACGTGAAGATGTCACATACAATGTGGAGTGTTCTCAGTGTCAGGGAGCAGCCCTGGACGGGGGGCCCTGCCAGCCCTGCGGGGCAGGTGTGCGCTTCTCTGCAGGCCCTAGTGGGCTGACCGCATGCTCCGTGCGTGTGGACGGCCTCGATCCCCACGCCAACTACACCTTCAACGTGGAAGCCCAGAATGGAGTGTCGGGGTTGGGTGCCTCCAGGCCCGCCAGCGCCTCACTCAGCATCAACATGGGGTCTGCAG CAGAGTCCCTGTCAGGCTTGTCCCTGAGACTGGTGAAGAAGGCACCACGGCAACTGGAGCTGACCTGGGCGGGGTCCCGGCCCCGCAGCCCCGGGGGGAACCTCAGCTACGAGCTGCACGTGCTGAACCAG GACGAAGAGCGGTACCAGATGGTTCTAGAGCCCAGGGTCCTGCTGACGGAACTGCAGCCCGACACCACGTACATCGTCAGAGTCCGCATGGTGACCCCTCTGGGACCCGGCCCCTTCTCCGCTGACCACGAGTTTCGGACCAGCCCACCAG TTTCCAGGGTCCTGACTGGAGGCGAGATCGTGGCCATCATCTTCGGGCTGCTGCTGGGTGTAGCTCTGCTGCTCGGGATGCTGGTCTTCCGTTCCAG GAGAGCTCAGCGGCGGCGGCACCAGAGGCAGCAGAGACAGCGAGATTGCGTCGCTGATGGAGACCGAG AGGACAAGCTGTGGCTGAAGCCTTACGTCGACCTCCAGGCGTATGAAGACCCTGCCCAGGGAGCCCTGGACTTCACCCAGGAGCTCGACCCGGCCTGGCTGGTCGTGGACACCGTCATAGGGGAAG GAGAGTTTGGGGAAGTGTATCGGGGGTCCCTGAGACTTCCCAGCCAGGATGGCAAGATTGTGGCTATTAAGACCTTGAAAGATACATCTCCGGAAGGCCAGTGGTGGAACTTCCTTCGCGAGGCGACTATCATGGGCCAGTTCAACCACCCGCACATTCTGCACCTGGAGGgcgtggtcacaaaga GAAAACCCATCATGATCATCACGGAGTTTATGGAGAATGGAGCCTTGGATGCCTTCCTAAGG GAGCGGGAGGACCAGCTAGTGCCTGGGCAGCTGGTGGCCATGCTGCAGGGCATAGCATCCGGCATGAACTACCTCAGTGACCACAATTATGTCCACCGGGACCTGGCCGCCAGGAACATCTTGGTGAGTCAGAACCTGTGCTGCAAGGTGTCTGACTTTGGCCTGACCCGCCTCCTGGACAACTTTGATGGCACCTATGAAACCCAG GGAGGGAAGATCCCCATCCGTTGGACAGCCCCAGAAGCCATCGCCCACCGGATCTTCACCACGGCCAGCGACGTGTGGAGCTTTGGGATCGTGATGTGGGAGGTGCTCAGCTTCGGGGACAAGCCCTATGGAGACATGAGCAATCAGGAG GTAATGAAGAGCATTGAGGATGGGTACCGGCTGCCCCCGCCCGTGGACTGCCCTGCCCCCCTCTATGAACTCATGAAGAACTGCTGGGCCTACGACCGTGTCCGCCGGCCCACCTTCCATCGCCTGAAGGCACAGCTGGAGCATCTGCATGCCAACCCCCACTCCCTGCGAACCATTGCCAACTTTGATCCCAG GGTGACCCTTCGCCTGCCCAGCTTGAGCGGCTCCGACGGGATCCCCTACCGAAGTGTGGCCGAGTGGCTGGAGTCCATCCGAATGAAGCGCTACATCCTGCACTTCCGCTCCGCCGGGCTGGACACCATGGAGTGTGTGCTGGACCTGACAGCCGA GGACCTGGTGCAGATGGGGATCACGCTCCCGGGCCACCAGAAGCGCATTCTTTACAGTATTCAGGGCTTCAAGGACTGA